GATTTCTCTTGAGCCACTTCCCACTTTTACATCTACAATGAATACAGAGTCACAAATACTGACACCATCTCCATTCACATTAAAAGAATCCTTTGGATTGGCAGCACCGTAAATTTTATTTCTAAAACTTACGGTTTGGTTGGCACATATAGTTGCAGTAAACACGGTGCGTACATTTCCAGGACAAACATAGCAAGGAGAAAATTCTGAATACACATTAGAAGGTGCAGCTGGATTACTTAAATATTGATAGGCTGAAATGGTATGTCTGTTGGGATATGGAACATTTAAAGTCCAACTACCTGCACCATTCGCAACTGTTCGCCCCAACTCAAATCCTCCCTGACAATTAAGTCCCGGGCAAACGTTGGTGGGATTTGCATATACGGCAATTGAATCATTGGGTCTACCGGTACCCTGAATTTGATTTCTGTTGACCAGTGTAATAGTTGGCACCGGAGGTTTCGGAGCCCGTGCATTGTTAAGAAATACTACCTGGCCTGAAATACAGGTCATCCTGTTACTGGCATGCCTGGCAAGATTGATAAGAGGCTCCAGATTATTGGTATAAAAATTACTGTATTGATTGACGTTATTTCCTTCAATACGGAGATTATAGGTACCCATGGTGTTGACTGTAATAAAATCAGTACCTGACCTCCCTGTATTGTTCTGAATAATCAAGTCTGTACTGCTGCTCCCATTAAGTTCAACATCAAGAATTCCTCCACTGAATCGGTTGGATCTTATAGTCAAAGGTCTGCTGATTGAATTGGCCTGAATGCTGAATACCCGTTGGCCAAAAAACCAATTGGTATTGACATCATATACTCCTCCTCCACTCAGTGTAATGGCATTAGATGGATTCAAAAATGGGATTCCCTGCAAAGTATCCAAGCCACCGAAAACATTTCTTGTGATGGTGCAATTGCCGCTCTGTACATCAATACAGGTCCTGGTATTTACAAAAAAACTGGAGTCAATTAGAACAGGGCTTAAACCCAAAGTACCCATGAGCCTGATTGACCCATTTGTCTGCTTGATATTTCCACTAAAATCGGAACCAAAAATATTTTTTCTCAATAAAATGTCCATTCCCCGATTAATCTGAATGTAAGTTGGGTTAAAGACGGGCGCTACCGGCTGATCCTCACTAAAAGCACAATTGTAAATAACGGAATTGTCTGAAGCATTCGTGGCATCACCAAATTCAAAAACGTGATCATTTGGCGAAACAAAATTAAAGCGGTTAAAAAATATGCCACTGATGTTAAAAGTATCCCCAAGTATCTTCCAAAAAGTATTACCCAAAAAATCCCGGTTGTTAAAATTGATCACCAATGAACCTAATCCACCTGGTTGTGATTCTCCGATAATCCTGGTCTGCCCTCGATTGATCGTTGGGAATGGCCCTGAAGGATTTATGACATGGGGTCCAGCACCTGGAATGTTAAACTGTATCGTACTGGGCATGCCATCCGCTTCCGCTGCATTTACCGCTTCCCTCAGACTACAATGCACTGCATTGCAAACGCCGTCATCCACATCATTGGCACTGTTAACGATATACTGGGCCATCAGGCCTTGACTGAAGCAAAAAAAGAAGAAGATAAGCCCAATTACAACCAACCTCATATGATTCAAATTTTTGGAATTCCTAAACATCTGCAAAAAGATTGCTTTTTTTTGGAAAAAACATCAGGGTATTACCTGATTTATTTATTAAAGGCGCACAAAATAGCCAAAAGATCACAATACTTCCCTGATTCTTAGAGCAAATGTCGCTCTGCATGGTAAGAAGATCTGACCAATGGACCACTTTCAACATACAGAAATCCTTTATTCATACCCATTTCCTTGTATTCACTAAAAGTATCCGGGTGGATGAATTCTGCCACCTCCAGATGCATTTTTGTTGGTTGGAGATATTGCCCCAATGTTAATATCTCACATCCATGGTTCAAAAGATCATCCATGGCCTTTGCCACCTCCTCTTTGGTCTCCCCCAGGCCCAGCATGATGCCGGTCTTGGTGCGTTTCCCGTATTCTTTTGTTCGTTTGATTTGTTCCAGACTTCGGGAATATTTCGCTTGTGGTCGTACCAATCGGTAGAGTCGCTCAACCGTCTCCATGTTATGGGAGACCACCTCTTGCCCTGCACTGATCATACGCTCCAGGGCTTGCCAATTGGCCTTAACATCCGGTATGAGGCTTTCTATGGTGGTATCCGGACACAAGGATTTTATATTTACGATGGTTTGATACCAAATTTCTGCACCCCTGTCTGCCAATTCATCCCGATTGACTGAAGTCAAAACTGCATGCTTTACACCCATCAACCGAATTGCCTCCGCCACTCTTAATGGTTCATCGGTATCGTATTCCTTTGGTCTTCCTGTTTTGACGGCACAGAAACTACAAGATCTGGTACAGACATCCCCAAGAATCATGAAGGTTGCAGTGCCAGCACCCCAGCATTCTCCCATATTGGGACAATTGCCACTTTGACAGATGGTATGTAACTTGTACTCATCCACCAACTGCCTGACCTTACGGTATTCTTCACCAATAGGCAATTTTACCCTGAGCCAATCAGGTTTTCTAGGTCTGGGCTCCGGCTTTGAAACTAATGGTAAATCTAACATTTGGGTAAAAATATGATAACGAAAATTGTGAAAGCTCGTGGAAATGCAAAGTTATAACAGTTGGCAAACAAGTCTCTGAAAAGTACTATTTCCTGCTTCCGAATTGCAAATTTAAATAAAAGTTCAGGTAAGCGAAAGGATTCTGCCTTGAAGCCA
This region of Candidatus Vicinibacter affinis genomic DNA includes:
- the lipA gene encoding lipoyl synthase, with product MLDLPLVSKPEPRPRKPDWLRVKLPIGEEYRKVRQLVDEYKLHTICQSGNCPNMGECWGAGTATFMILGDVCTRSCSFCAVKTGRPKEYDTDEPLRVAEAIRLMGVKHAVLTSVNRDELADRGAEIWYQTIVNIKSLCPDTTIESLIPDVKANWQALERMISAGQEVVSHNMETVERLYRLVRPQAKYSRSLEQIKRTKEYGKRTKTGIMLGLGETKEEVAKAMDDLLNHGCEILTLGQYLQPTKMHLEVAEFIHPDTFSEYKEMGMNKGFLYVESGPLVRSSYHAERHLL